One Bacillus solimangrovi genomic window carries:
- a CDS encoding acylphosphatase, translating into MKRYHLIVHGKVQGVGFRIYTQLEALKRNVNGWAKNRTDGTVEIDAEGSNEQIDDFINAIKRGSPFSNVSRVEQYEDASFNHYSSFKIK; encoded by the coding sequence ATGAAGAGATATCATCTAATTGTTCATGGAAAAGTTCAAGGTGTCGGATTTCGCATATATACACAACTAGAAGCGTTAAAGAGGAACGTCAATGGATGGGCAAAAAATAGAACAGACGGAACCGTAGAAATCGATGCCGAAGGTTCAAACGAGCAAATTGATGACTTTATAAACGCCATCAAACGTGGAAGCCCATTTTCGAATGTCAGTCGTGTTGAGCAATACGAAGATGCTTCTTTTAATCACTATTCTTCTTTTAAAATAAAATGA
- a CDS encoding L,D-transpeptidase, translating into MDGKKAGVPDYFVKVGSGAYLSKYDPRFLEKYVRFFPHDGEKLYEYAQQLVSQGKRDMAKYYYGRAAKEGYFGRVSTPNSIIIKKEQEETKKQKGVTFLLWINFILLLLILLFIGHLFYTELLDGKMHAEPTVSMTNDRAEYDLIANSERETGRFPLALIALNEAIVNYEVYYHQYPNSIDQLTQPYPNNWISSIPTGVTYIVTEGGYELYWQGQEVSKLLPPIQLLYYQGSNILALNVGGDFLASYPVASGIEPLPFESSQITERVVQPNGGKGILGTRGLVLHEQYAIHGTNDPSSIGKNVSLGCLRMSNEQVEALYPYIPIGTPLIVRDEPFHEIEPFFSSLPFLNVMDLEHAHDTIFRWRQ; encoded by the coding sequence ATGGATGGTAAGAAAGCAGGCGTTCCTGATTATTTTGTTAAAGTTGGGAGTGGTGCTTATCTATCGAAATATGACCCCCGTTTTTTAGAGAAATATGTACGATTCTTCCCACATGACGGTGAGAAATTATATGAATATGCTCAACAGCTTGTCTCTCAGGGCAAACGTGATATGGCAAAATACTATTACGGTAGAGCAGCTAAAGAAGGGTATTTTGGTAGAGTAAGTACACCTAATAGTATTATTATAAAGAAGGAACAGGAAGAAACAAAGAAGCAAAAAGGTGTTACATTTTTATTGTGGATAAATTTTATATTGTTACTATTGATATTATTGTTTATAGGTCATTTATTTTATACAGAATTGCTGGATGGGAAAATGCATGCTGAACCAACTGTATCAATGACAAATGATAGAGCAGAGTATGACTTAATCGCAAATAGTGAAAGAGAGACTGGGAGATTTCCTTTAGCATTAATTGCGCTGAATGAAGCAATTGTAAATTATGAGGTGTATTATCATCAATATCCTAATTCAATCGATCAATTAACACAACCTTATCCAAATAATTGGATTAGTTCAATTCCTACTGGTGTAACATATATCGTTACAGAAGGTGGTTATGAGCTGTATTGGCAAGGGCAAGAAGTTTCAAAACTTTTGCCTCCAATACAGCTTCTTTATTATCAAGGTAGTAATATACTAGCATTGAATGTAGGCGGAGATTTTCTTGCTTCTTACCCTGTCGCTTCTGGTATAGAGCCATTACCTTTTGAATCAAGTCAAATCACCGAAAGGGTGGTTCAGCCAAATGGAGGTAAAGGAATACTTGGGACACGAGGCCTTGTTTTACATGAACAATACGCGATCCATGGAACGAATGACCCTTCTTCAATTGGGAAAAATGTAAGCTTGGGTTGCTTAAGGATGAGTAATGAACAAGTAGAGGCGTTGTACCCATATATACCGATTGGTACGCCATTAATAGTAAGAGATGAACCGTTTCATGAGATTGAGCCTTTCTTTAGTTCCTTACCTTTTCTTAATGTTATGGATCTTGAGCATGCACACGATACGATTTTTAGATGGCGTCAGTAA